The proteins below come from a single Candidatus Omnitrophota bacterium genomic window:
- a CDS encoding phage major capsid protein, whose amino-acid sequence MYIPEEKINSLPVELHRAANLRLHEGLYAEACQRGLDLSGYLEALDPSPSHAELDAYERQLALAGIRVNGPDADIVDRFFASQESAVLFPEFVSRSVRAGIEDFSKLKNILAARIKIDDNTYKSIYMDDSVMSEEEKRLALVTEGASLPKIEIVTAEHTVTLSKYGRYLEATYEAIRRKRTSIVAIFLRSIGVQIQRDKFADAVNVLINGDGNGNAASTSHVDVSGTIDYEDLVEFALSFAPYQFNVMICNKAAASKILNITELKDPAIAEGFQTRGENLRIFGAELIVDESVPDNQVIGLDRRYALQEVYETGVLTESERLIRRQIEGAAISEVAGFAKVIASASQVLNLTFS is encoded by the coding sequence ATGTATATTCCCGAAGAAAAAATCAATTCGCTGCCGGTGGAGTTGCATCGGGCGGCGAATCTTCGCTTGCATGAAGGACTCTATGCGGAAGCGTGCCAGCGCGGCCTCGACTTGAGCGGCTACCTGGAAGCGCTGGATCCCAGCCCCTCCCATGCGGAACTGGACGCTTACGAACGGCAATTGGCGTTGGCGGGAATCCGCGTCAACGGTCCCGACGCCGACATCGTGGACCGATTCTTCGCTTCGCAGGAGAGCGCTGTTCTTTTCCCCGAATTCGTTTCGCGGTCGGTGCGGGCGGGGATCGAAGATTTCAGCAAACTGAAAAACATCCTGGCGGCGCGAATCAAAATCGACGACAACACGTACAAAAGCATCTACATGGACGATTCCGTGATGAGCGAAGAGGAGAAGCGGCTGGCTCTGGTTACGGAAGGGGCTTCGCTGCCCAAGATCGAAATCGTTACCGCCGAGCATACCGTCACGCTTAGCAAGTACGGGCGCTATCTGGAAGCAACGTACGAAGCCATTCGGCGTAAGCGGACGTCTATCGTAGCGATCTTCTTACGGTCGATCGGCGTTCAGATTCAACGCGACAAATTCGCGGACGCCGTCAACGTTCTGATTAACGGAGACGGTAACGGTAATGCGGCTTCCACCAGCCATGTGGACGTGAGCGGGACCATCGATTACGAAGACTTGGTGGAGTTCGCCCTTTCGTTCGCGCCCTACCAATTCAACGTCATGATCTGCAACAAAGCCGCCGCGTCGAAAATACTCAACATCACCGAGTTGAAAGATCCCGCCATCGCCGAAGGTTTTCAGACGCGGGGCGAAAACCTGCGCATATTCGGCGCGGAGTTGATCGTCGACGAGTCCGTTCCGGATAACCAAGTCATCGGGCTAGACCGGCGTTACGCCCTGCAAGAAGTCTACGAAACCGGCGTGTTGACCGAAAGCGAGCGGTTGATCCGGCGCCAGATCGAAGGCGCAGCGATTTCCGAAGTGGCCGGTTTCGCCAAAGTCATCGCATCCGCCTCCCAAGTGTTGAATCTGACCTTCAGCTGA
- a CDS encoding CHRD domain-containing protein: protein MSIRVVVLLSLSLCSLDSYARSYRVNLIPNGNANQCANCHVNPGGGGTRNAFGKAVEQLINQGAGDSFWGAALAIVDSDGDGATNGVELQDADGVWKPGNPAPGVLAKVTKPGDAQSFPAAEPTPTPTATPVPLSVPNAHAAYLSGGNVNPKVETTARGIAIFRVYETEKILDYYLDVFDLNNVTASHIHLGAAGENGAVAIPLTAPTQGKSSGRVTITDDNLANLKSGRFYVNVHTEQNPAGEIRGQIMDKPLQFMSALDGAQTTPPTTTGATGEARLTLSEGLIKLSYTVTVRNIENISASHIHIGGRGENGGVSIPIASGPFDTISGEADLSADQLDALLGERFYINVHTSQNPAGEIRGQIEFDAVEFGDGSTGVEDWMMWQ, encoded by the coding sequence GTGAGTATCCGCGTTGTTGTATTACTTTCATTAAGTCTATGTTCATTAGATAGTTATGCGCGCAGTTACCGAGTCAATTTGATTCCCAACGGTAATGCGAACCAATGCGCCAATTGCCATGTCAATCCTGGCGGAGGGGGAACGCGCAACGCATTCGGCAAGGCGGTGGAACAACTCATCAATCAAGGCGCGGGGGATTCATTTTGGGGCGCGGCTTTGGCGATAGTGGATTCGGATGGAGATGGAGCAACGAATGGGGTGGAATTGCAGGATGCGGACGGCGTCTGGAAGCCGGGGAATCCCGCTCCCGGCGTTTTGGCGAAAGTGACCAAGCCCGGCGATGCCCAATCGTTTCCCGCCGCCGAACCTACACCGACGCCTACAGCGACGCCGGTTCCTTTATCCGTTCCCAACGCTCACGCGGCATATCTTTCGGGAGGGAATGTAAATCCAAAAGTGGAAACGACAGCAAGAGGAATAGCCATATTCCGAGTTTATGAAACGGAAAAAATTCTGGATTATTACCTGGATGTTTTCGATTTGAATAACGTTACGGCGTCTCATATTCACCTGGGCGCGGCGGGGGAGAACGGGGCGGTTGCTATTCCGCTTACGGCGCCAACGCAGGGGAAATCCAGCGGGCGCGTTACAATTACGGATGACAATTTGGCGAATTTGAAGAGCGGCCGTTTTTACGTCAACGTGCATACGGAGCAAAATCCCGCGGGCGAAATCCGGGGGCAAATTATGGATAAGCCGCTGCAATTTATGTCGGCGCTGGATGGGGCGCAGACGACCCCGCCAACGACAACAGGCGCGACAGGCGAGGCTCGTTTGACTTTGAGCGAAGGCCTTATAAAGTTGAGTTATACGGTTACAGTCAGGAATATCGAGAATATCTCTGCTTCTCATATTCACATCGGCGGCAGAGGCGAGAACGGTGGAGTGAGTATTCCCATCGCGTCCGGTCCTTTCGATACGATTTCCGGCGAGGCGGATTTATCGGCGGACCAACTCGATGCGCTGTTGGGCGAACGGTTTTACATCAATGTTCATACCAGCCAGAATCCAGCGGGGGAGATTCGCGGGCAGATCGAGTTCGACGCAGTGGAATTCGGGGACGGATCGACGGGTGTGGAAGATTGGATGATGTGGCAATGA